From the genome of Nicotiana sylvestris chromosome 1, ASM39365v2, whole genome shotgun sequence:
AGCTATTCCAATTTCCGGAATCATAATCTGACCTCGTTATCAAAATTTCAACCTTCGGTTTCCAAAATCTcttattttccaactttcgccaaaatgcgtcgAATTGTCCTGCGGACTTCTAAATCCAAATCTGAACATactcctaagtccgaaatcaccatacgaagcaaTTGACATCATCAAATCTCCATTCCGAGGTCATTTGCTTAAAAGTCAACTCTttcaatttaagcttcaaaatgaaaatatttctttaaattaAATTCCGAATCTTCCAAAAACTAAACTCGACCATACATGCGAGTCACAATACATATTACGAAGCTGCTTGAGACCTTAAGTCACTGAACGGGGcattaaattcttaaaatgacaagtcgggtcgttacacgcATGTTAGGTACACGGTTTGAACACAAAAGCATTAGTGATAATTTCTTATGTAACACAATAGGGAGAAAACAACAGTGAGAGCAGATTGAAAGCTCATATAACATTTGGTAAAAACAAAATGGACTGCATATTGAAGTGATTAGATGAAACTTTCACAACGCCTTGTGAGGCTGAAAGATACAGAAAATTAAAGTTCCTACCATTTAGCTCATAATCTTGGTTAGCTCATAACCAAATTAACTAGCAAAAAAGGCATGAAATTTATAGAGCAACTAGGAGGTTCATTGTGTGGCAACAGATTAAGGTATAATAACATGCTCCCTGACTCACTGTACAGTCAAAAATGTTGATTTAACATAAGGATCAAAAGAAACCATTTCGGAGCAGCAAGGGGAACACTAGAAGAAAATGGCATGTGTGTCGAGGATTAAGATTGCTAGTACCTTTTCTGCTGCAACCACAGTCATAAGGCGTCCAAGGATCTCTTACATGCAAATCGGACCAGGGCACATATACTTTGAATCAAACGCTCAATATACCTATCATCTGATGCATTAGCTCCAAAACGGCCTCTTTATAGTTTTGTCCCAAAAGCTCATGATCAATAGCCTATATACTAGTGGTTTTGCCAGTACCAGGAGGACCCTGCAGAAAGTTTTATATAGAAATGAATATCCAACATGAAGAAACTATGCACAAAATGTTTAGCAAACTGCTTTTGCCAATTCAATGTGACACCAAAGGGACAAACATTTCAGAGTCTGgaagtcctaaattagatatgcATTTGAGTAAAAATGGTCAACTTCCAGGAAAACTAGCAATAAATACTTTGTTTTTATACATTCTCATCAATCAACACATTAAAACTCAAAGTTACTCAAGGATACAACTCAGGAATCATATAAAGATGGTATGTGAAACCAAAAGTCCATTCTTCCAAAAATAAAGTACGCACAAGAGGTAAAAGAATCAATATCCAACATCATGTATAAACTAATACAAAAGATCATAGTTCTTTGCAAATATGTGTACATATAACTATGAAACTCCAAGTACCATTGAGCAAGCACCATCAAGATTTACACAAGAAAAGGAATAAGGAATGCTTCATATTGACCTCATGAGAATAAAACTGATGTTGTAGTAGCAAAACTGTAATCCAGCAAAAGTCAAACACATTGTATGGACCTTTTGGGCCATGTATGAGCTTCAATGCCCACTTTTGAAACACTAAATTTCCCACTAACAATTTCTTATAGCATGACCTGCCGGAAAAGAGTCTCCTTTCCCAGCAGGCTCCCAAACAATAAACTCCTTTCAACAGTTTTGCAACACTATTGATATCTCAATCAGAACAACTTTGTTTGAGGCTTAAACTCCATTTGTAACCAGATTTACATTGTAGAATAGTGACTTGCAGTAAGAGCAAAGATCTCAGGATTCTGTTTCTTAGAGCGGTGTGCGCAGACCAAGTCATTCCAAATTTTAATCTTTTCCCAATTTACCACTTTTTATTTGTACTGTTTCTTAGAAATCATGTCAATGATTCCTTATGCAATTGCAGATCCTACACCATACATGGAACTTACTGATTGTGCACTAGAATGCCAGCTCCCTATACTTCACTTGTACCAGCTTTATCCAATGCTACTGTTCATCTTTGAATATCTCCATAACAATTTCATTATTAGAATTTCACTATAGTTTAAGCTCGTGAACAGTGGCAGAACCATAAATTTATACAACGAGATACAAAAAAATCTATAACGTCATAGTTGGATTTTGAACCTAAGGCCTAAAACAATTTTGAACCTCCTTCACAACTACATTTGATTTTTTTCATAACAGTGCACATATAACAAAAATAAGACCGTTTTCACTCTTTTATATTGTGTAATTTTTCGATAAAGGAGGTTCGATCCCTTCAATCTACCGAGTATCCATAATAGCAAAAGTCAGAAATTGAAGTACTGAAAATGTGAGGAAAATGGGAAGGACTAAAGCAAGAAAATGGGGAAAAGCAGTTAACTTCTGAGATATAGCAGTGATTGAAAATGTGAATGATACAACTGTTGAACATGAAAATAAGAAAACGGATCTAAGGGAAGATGAGAATGCCTTACTAAAGCAAGTTCTTGAAGAGGCTGCTGAACCATATGGTATTAAAAGTTTCTGTAGTGAACTTGGTGCTGGGAATTATTCCATTCATGGTCAAAGGGAACTTCTACATGCCTTTTGTCACTGGGATAAGGCTAGTTGGAGTACAATGGTTTTTGTTTGGCTTCTGAACTGAAATTCTTCAGCCAAGAGCTTATATCAACTCCATCTTTTACAGTTCAATCACCATTACCTTATTTGTTCGACCATGCTTTGCATAATGTTTATTGTGATTGTGGCACATGAATCACACCTGATGAAACTGCTGTTTTTGGGGCTTCTGTATCAACTGGTGTAATTATTATAGATGTTAGTGATATTGTTCTTTTAGATATGACACCATTATTTCCTGGCGAAGGAACTCTTGGTGATTTTATTCCCAATACTCAAGAGAGCAATAAAGCAATATAAATTCCTAAAGCAATATAAACACAAGTCTAGATAGCAACAAAAACATTAAGCATTAGCTAAAGTAAAATGAACACAAGTCTAGACAACCATTACAAATTTAAATTCCTAGAAAGCAAAAGTAGCCCATAACGAAAACATTAAGCATTAACTAAAGCAATATAAACACAAGTCTAGAAAACCTAGCAAAAGTAGTCCACAACGAAAACATTAAGTATTTGATTGGTGATTTGCGTTGTTATCCGCCGATGATCCTCTTACATCAACTGGTGAAGTAGGTTCATTCTCTGCATCATCAGGCTGAAACAATAAAAATGATATTCGGCAAGAAAGTTATATAGATTAATTCCAAACAAGATCGGGAAACAAGATTGAATCAAATGTATCCCTTATCCTAACCAAATCAAAGCCTTTAGCTTCTGCCAGGACATGGGAATTCCTTGCCACCACCTCCATCTTTAGAAAAGTTAGCAACAAGTTTTACTAGAATTAGATGATATTGAACTGTATATTGTACTAACATTATTTTGTTATCACATAGAAGTACAATGCAATTAAACTCATCAGAAGTTGTTGTAACAGAAGAAGTACAGATTATATTACTTCTTACCTGTGGTTGAAGAGCAAACAAACCAGCAAATTTTTCAGGAACCACACCTTCCTTTGACATCACGTAAGCCTTCAGCATATTTAAGGTGCCTCTAGTTGGGATTCCACACGCATAAGCTTTTGTTGCAAATGGGTATACATTGCAGATGATGTACCATTGCTAGATGAAGAAACACTCGGATCACTAAGTCGTCCTTTCGTATTCCTGAATGTGTTCGAAGGAGATGCTCCCATACCCATACATCGTACTCTCCCAGAGTGCTCTTCCCCTAACATCTTGCCAATAACATCATTTGGGGAAACTTCACACTCATTAGTATCACATTGAGTCATATTCAATTCAATTTGTTCCTACAAGCAGATAAAATATCAATTAGTAAGTACAAGAGTTGCAGAATGTTATACAAAACAATGAAAATGATATTAGAAAAATGTATCAAAGCTAGACTTACCCCTATAGACCTTGCCGTATCATTTACAAATGATCGATTAGCTTTCTTATGAGTTTCAATAAACATTTTTCCACGACTAGGAGTTTTTTCAGTTTccaaaaactaaaaaagaaatgTATTAAAAAAGTTATAATAAAACATTTTAATTAGAGAAAAAGTAAACTTAATAAGATAATGTGCATACAAGCTCATATCATCTTCTCAAGTTAGCTTTTGAACCACCAGTGTGTGGCATTTTTTGCTTCTTTCgaatttctttatttcttgtaCAAAGTTCCTATCAACAAAAACAAATACATATTTAAAAAATTATCTTCAtttaattatgatgaaacttgtTAAAATAATCTAAATCTTACCATTGTTGATGATTTTTGACGATAAGCAACAAAAATAGCCCATTGATCTTTACTTATACCTGCTGGCACATCacttataattttatttttgcttttggCTAGGTCAAAATATTCATTCCACAACTTCTGCCTAGGTGTATCCCACTTCTTCGAAAGACTAGCATTGCGATAGCTATATGCAATGGAATCACTTACATGAAAATCAAATCGAGGCTTCAAACAAAAATGGAAGTTAGTTTTTTCATGGTATAAAAATCTAGGTGCAATAAGTACATATGTATATGTAATAACACTTGTACCTTCAAAATTGTTTCAAAGCAGTCTTCCATGTACTTCTTAGGCATGCCCGATGGCCCTCACCACTTCTCAAAACTAATCGGAAACAAATTACAATCAATTGCCAGTGATCCATAATATCCAGCAAGTAATCCTTGCGCTTCACCATATGCTGCATTGTAGTCATCGAAATTCATAATGATGCACTCCCCAACAGTTAGGTTATTAATTTGATTGACCTTGACCCTAATTTGCTTGGTAGCATTTTCCGAGTCTTTAACAAGAAAATAAGATACTTAactaaaaaggaagaaaaaaataagattCTCATAAATTGAAGTAAAAATAAATGTAAGGCATATACCTTTTGCCTCTGCTGTCCAATACTTTGTAGATTCACGTCCTGCACAGCGAGATGTTGCACTTGAATTAGAAGGAAGAATTGGAGCTTGTTCTTATTGCGGGAATTCATGAGCATGTGGGAGGGCTTGTACTGTTGTTGAAGGCTTTATAGCATGTGATTAGACTGGAGTTGCCGATGATGAAAAATGTCCATGAGCATCATGTGGTTCACGAGCTGACTTTAGTGGATTCCGAAAATGTTTAATCTTCAACATGGCTGCGTATTCATAAGAAAAATAGAGAGAGGTGAATCAAATATGAAGAGGAACTAAACATCAGACATAAGATGATACAAAAAATTGTCCCGCAACTATCCAACAAACCCAATCTAGAGCCTCAAAAGATATGTTTTTTTTAACtccaaataaaacaaaataaataaactaagCACAATATACTCTACAAACAGTCAAACCCAAATAATTGGCAAAGAGGACCACAGAGAATCAATAAACTACACAATGTTACGATTTTGGTAAAGCTAAGTAGGGAAATAAACTACATATCTAAATCCTAAATATAACGCACAAATGTGTGTCCAACAATCATATTGATGAAACTAAAATGAACAAACTTAAAAgaattaaaatacaaaaagaaaagagagaattgACCTAATGCTCACCAGGAATTTCATCTCTCCAAGAGGCACTATATGGTGAATATATAGCTATGAAAGTGGAAGTTTCTTACGCAGAAAATGGGAGAACAGGGGTCGAGGGGAAGGTGGGAATATGGAGGGGAACAATGGCGGGAATAAAGAGAAGTTATCTGAGTAGTTGAGCTAAAAAACGAGGGAAAAAAACGAaggaaatgaaaaggaaaatagtgAAGTGGTTTCTTTACTTTTTCCTCAATTTAGTTTTCATTATTACATTTACaagaggatggtggaacaatacagggataagaagaaggatcttcacatggtgtttattgatctagagaaagcgtacgatagggttcctagggaggtcttatggagctgcttagaggttaaaggggtcccggcggcctacattagggtgattaaagacatgtatgatggaacTAAGACTCGGTTTAGGACAGTAAGAGGCGACTCCGAGCACTTTCTGGTTGTTACAGGGTTACACCAAGGGTCTGCATTCAGTCCTTTCCTGATGATGGATGCACTAACTCATCATATTTGGGgccgagccgacggaagcgggagtggaagtaaGGCTTGACTCTCAAGCCATTCctaagaggagtagtttcaagtaccttggttcAGTTATTCATGGGATAgaggagatcgacgaggatgtcacacatcgtataggggtggggtggatgaagttgaggttagcgtcgggagtcctgtgtgacaagaaagtgccaatattactaaaaggtaagttttatagagcagtggtttgGTCTGCCATGTTGTATAGGACCGAGTGTTGACtggttaagaactcacacatccagaagatgaaagtaacagagatgaggatgttgaggtggatgtgcgggcatacaagaatggataagattaggaatgaagatattcgagagaaggtgggtgtggcccccatggaggacaagagtgggaagcaagactcagatggttcgggcacattcactGGAGGAGCACTgaggcaccggtgaggaggtgtaaACGACTGactg
Proteins encoded in this window:
- the LOC104217490 gene encoding uncharacterized protein; the protein is MLKIKHFRNPLKSARRESTKYWTAEAKDSENATKQIRVKVNQINNLTVGECIIMNFDDYNAAYGEAQGLLAGYYGSLAIDCNLFPISFEKCYRNASLSKKWDTPRQKLWNEYFDLAKSKNKIISDVPAGISKDQWAIFVAYRQKSSTMFLETEKTPSRGKMFIETHKKANRSFVNDTARSIGEQIELNMTQCDTNECEVSPNDVIGKMLGEEHSGRVRCMGMGASPSNTFRNTKGRLSDPSVSSSSNGTSSAMYTHLQQKLMRVESQLEAP